In one Lolium rigidum isolate FL_2022 chromosome 3, APGP_CSIRO_Lrig_0.1, whole genome shotgun sequence genomic region, the following are encoded:
- the LOC124700536 gene encoding premnaspirodiene oxygenase-like yields MDELFLLSVLLAAGAVALLQVLKVALNPISERAPPGPWKLPVIGSMHHLVNVLPHRALKNLADAHGPLMMLQLGQTPLVVASSKETARLVLKTHDTNFATRPKLLAGGIVGYEWADILFSPSGDYWRKLRQLCAAEILSPKRVLSFCHIREDEVGMLVEQIRPAGPSTPVNLSVMFHSTTNSIVARATFGKKRKNVAEFMSAIKSGVGLASGFNIPDLFPTWTTVLATVTGMKRSLQGIHKTVDAILEEIIEERNIARADKIKAGATENIDENLTDVLIGLQGKGGFGFHLDNSKIKAIILDMFAGGTGTSASAMEWGMSELMRNPTVMAKLQGQIREAFKGKTVVTEADLQASDLRYLKLVIKEALRLHPPAPLLVPRESIDVCELEGYTIPAKSRVVINAWAIGRDPRYWDAAEEFQPERFEDGSVDFTGNSYEFLPFGAGRRMCPGFNYGLVSMELALVCLLYHFEWSLPEGVAEVDMEEAPGLGVRRLMPLVLLATPFVPVVA; encoded by the exons ATGGACGAGCTGTTTCTCCTTTCGGTTCTTCTGGCGGCCGGAGCGGTGGCCCTGCTGCAGGTGCTGAAGGTGGCCCTGAACCCGATCAGCGAGAGGGCGCCGCCTGGGCCGTGGAAGCTTCCGGTGATCGGCAGCATGCACCACCTGGTGAACGTGCTGCCACACCGGGCACTGAAGAACCTCGCCGACGCGCACGGCCCGCTGATGATGCTGCAGCTGGGGCAAACGCCGCTGGTTGTGGCGTCGTCCAAGGAGACTGCACGGCTGGTGCTCAAGACCCACGACACCAACTTCGCGACACGGCCGAAGCTCCTGGCCGGCGGGATAGTCGGCTACGAGTGGGCCGACATCCTCTTCTCCCCCTCCGGCGACTACTGGCGCAAGCTCCGTCAGCTCTGCGCCGCCGAGATCCTCAGCCCCAAGCGCGTGCTCTCCTTCTGCCACATCAGGGAGGACGAG GTGGGGATGCTGGTGGAACAGATCCGCCCAGCGGGGCCGTCGACGCCGGTAAACCTGAGCGTGATGTTCCATAGCACTACCAACAGCATCGTTGCACGGGCGACGTTCGGGAAGAAGAGAAAGAACGTGGCGGAGTTCATGTCAGCCATCAAATCCGGCGTGGGCCTGGCGAGCGGCTTTAACATCCCTGACCTCTTCCCGACGTGGACCACCGTGCTCGCCACCGTCACTGGCATGAAGCGCAGCCTCCAGGGTATACACAAGACGGTGGACGCCATCCTGGAGGAGATCATCGAGGAGAGGAACATCGCACGTGCCGACAAGATCAAGGCCGGCGCCACTGAAAACATCGACGAGAACCTCACGGATGTGCTCATCGGGCTGCAGGGGAAAGGCGGCTTCGGGTTCCACCTGGACAACAGCAAGATCAAGGCCATCATCCTAGACATGTTCGCGGGCGGGACGGGGACGTCGGCGTCAGCGATGGAGTGGGGGATGTCAGAGCTAATGCGGAACCCAACAGTGATGGCGAAGCTGCAAGGGCAGATCCGTGAGGCGTTCAAGGGTAAGACCGTGGTAACGGAGGCCGACCTGCAGGCGAGCGACCTCCGGTACCTGAAACTGGTGATCAAGGAGGCCCTTCGGCTGCACCCGCCAGCGCCGCTGCTAGTGCCCCGGGAGAGCATCGACGTGTGCGAGCTGGAAGGGTATACGATCCCAGCCAAGTCACGCGTCGTCATCAACGCATGGGCCATTGGGCGGGACCCGAGGTACTGGGATGCCGCCGAGGAGTTCCAGCCAGAGCGGTTTGAGGACGGCAGCGTGGATTTCACCGGCAACAGCTACGAGTTTCTCCCGTTTGGCGCCGGCCGCAGGATGTGCCCGGGATTCAATTACGGGCTGGTCAGCATGGAGCTCGCCCTCGTATGCCTGCTCTACCACTTCGAGTGGTCGCTGCCGGAGGGTGTCGCTGAGGTGGACATGGAGGAGGCCCCCGGCCTCGGCGTGCGCCGCCTCATGCCTCTGGTTCTCCTGGCCACGCCCTTCGTCCCCGTCGTCGCGTAG